A portion of the Listeria innocua genome contains these proteins:
- a CDS encoding replication and copy control-associated protein, with amino-acid sequence MARLIDRKDKEQAKVKTQADTSRKVNTKSNSEKKVNAKDRKNIKVNPDDMLLIDTIANNFFETKLKHYELVNLLLENWVDTKLEPRQQKILKDLLKNR; translated from the coding sequence ATGGCTCGATTAATAGATCGTAAAGACAAGGAACAAGCAAAAGTAAAAACTCAAGCAGATACATCGAGAAAAGTTAATACAAAGTCCAACTCCGAAAAAAAAGTTAATGCAAAAGACAGGAAAAATATTAAGGTTAACCCTGACGATATGTTATTAATTGATACAATAGCTAATAATTTCTTTGAAACAAAATTAAAACATTATGAATTGGTAAATCTCTTATTAGAAAACTGGGTGGATACTAAGCTAGAACCAAGACAACAAAAGATACTTAAGGATTTATTGAAAAACAGATAG